The following proteins are co-located in the Zonotrichia leucophrys gambelii isolate GWCS_2022_RI unplaced genomic scaffold, RI_Zleu_2.0 Scaffold_34_1600103, whole genome shotgun sequence genome:
- the DRAP1 gene encoding dr1-associated corepressor, translating to MPSKKKKYNARFPPARIKKIMQTDEEIGKVAAAVPVIISRALELFLESLLRKACHVTQSRNAKTMTTSHLKQCIELEQQFDFLKDLVAAVPDMQGDGDDAHGDGDRAPRRGRRPGSGRKNGGPGAKGTPKQSGTDSEQEEDSEDSDSDGDEETPAPPPAPPPLTFTSPGVPFAPLGPPSLPGGLPGGLPPAPGPPRARHEEEEDEDYDS from the exons ATGCCGAGCAAGAAGAAGAAATACAACGCGCGCTTCCCGCCG GCGCGGATCAAGAAGATCATGCAGACGGACGAGGAGATCGGGAAGGTGGCGGCCGCCGTGCCCGTCATCATCT CGCGGgccctggagctgttcctggAGTCGCTGCTGCGCAAGGCGTGTCACGTGACCCAGTCCCGCAACGCCAAGACCATGACGACGTCACACCT GAAGCAGTGCATcgagctggagcagcagttcGACTTCCTCAAGGACCTGGTGGCCGCCGTGCCCGACATGCAGGGGGACGGCGACGACGCCCACGGCGACGGGGACAGGGCGCCCCGCAG GGGGCGCCGCCCGGGCAGTGGCCGCAAGAACGGGGGTCCTGGGGCCAAGGGGACCCCGAAACAATCGGGGACAGACTCGGAACaggag gaggaCTCTGAGGACAGCGACAGCGATGGGGACGAGGAgaccccggccccgcccccggccccgcccccgctcACCTTCACCAG ccccggggtcCCGTTCGCCCCCCTGGGCCCCCCCTCCCTCCCGGGGGGTCTCCCTGGGGGGCTCCCcccggcccccggccccccccgcgcccgccacgaggaggaggaggatgaagattACGACTCTTAG